From the genome of Gemmatimonadaceae bacterium, one region includes:
- a CDS encoding glycosyltransferase, with protein sequence MSEVLRGAGLALLAVQVPLLLVLLARLMPGRNRRPPIAPRTTPRRDTTVSVIVATLNEARRIGPCLEGLMQQQEPLLEVLVVDSRSTDGTRELVEAAAARDPRIRLITDDPLPAGWVGKVWALETGLREARGEWVLGIDADTVPAPGLVGAVVDAVEQDRYDVASFSPQFRDQTPTERFVQPAMLVTLVYRCGAAGAKQPPPDRVLANGQCFVSRRDLLVRHGGYAPARASFCDDVTLARHLAANGARVGFLDGSKIIQVSAYTSLAEMWREWGRSFDLKDATPVWRRWLDVALVWAVQALPLPFLLVAGLFALAGVVPEHGGQNEMLWQALLLVNGSALFIRLFMLWALRGCYAERGWSFWCSWLSDIAAAWRLTLSTAKVPKAWRGRQYEALA encoded by the coding sequence ATGAGCGAGGTGCTTCGTGGTGCCGGGCTCGCGCTGCTCGCTGTACAGGTGCCGCTGTTGCTGGTGCTGCTGGCGCGCCTGATGCCGGGGCGCAATCGCCGCCCCCCCATCGCACCACGCACCACCCCCCGGCGTGACACCACGGTCAGCGTGATTGTCGCCACGCTCAACGAGGCGCGGCGCATTGGCCCGTGCCTCGAGGGGCTGATGCAGCAGCAGGAGCCGCTGCTCGAGGTGCTGGTCGTCGACAGCCGCAGCACCGACGGTACGCGCGAACTGGTGGAAGCGGCGGCCGCCCGCGACCCGCGCATTCGCCTCATCACCGACGATCCCCTCCCGGCCGGCTGGGTCGGTAAGGTGTGGGCGCTCGAGACCGGTCTGCGCGAAGCGCGCGGCGAATGGGTGCTCGGCATCGACGCCGATACCGTGCCCGCGCCCGGTCTGGTGGGCGCCGTGGTCGACGCCGTGGAGCAGGATCGCTACGACGTGGCGAGCTTCTCGCCGCAGTTTCGCGATCAGACGCCCACCGAGCGCTTCGTGCAGCCGGCGATGCTCGTCACGCTCGTCTATCGCTGCGGCGCCGCCGGCGCCAAGCAGCCGCCGCCGGATCGTGTGCTCGCCAACGGGCAGTGCTTTGTCTCGCGTCGTGACCTGCTGGTGCGCCACGGCGGCTATGCGCCGGCGCGGGCGAGCTTCTGCGACGACGTGACGCTCGCGCGGCATCTCGCCGCGAACGGCGCGCGCGTTGGCTTTCTCGACGGCTCGAAGATCATCCAGGTGAGCGCCTATACGTCGCTCGCCGAGATGTGGCGCGAGTGGGGGCGCAGCTTCGATCTCAAGGACGCCACGCCGGTCTGGCGCCGGTGGCTCGATGTCGCGCTCGTGTGGGCCGTGCAGGCGCTGCCGCTGCCATTCCTGCTCGTCGCCGGTCTCTTCGCCCTCGCCGGCGTGGTGCCCGAACATGGCGGGCAGAACGAGATGCTCTGGCAGGCGCTGCTGCTCGTGAACGGCTCCGCGCTCTTCATTCGCCTCTTCATGCTCTGGGCCCTGCGCGGCTGCTACGCCGAACGCGGGTGGAGCTTCTGGTGCTCGTGGCTGTCGGACATCGCGGCGGCGTGGCGGCTCACGCTGAGCACGGCGAAGGTGCCGAAGGCGTGGAGAGGCAGACAGTACGAGGCA
- a CDS encoding SDR family oxidoreductase, with translation MTVLVTGATGYIGGRLAGRLVERGVPVRVLVRDPRRIRGRWWEREVEVVAGDLFDAASLERALDGVEQAYYLVHSMSRADDYADRDRIAARNFVHAGRHLRHCIYLGGLVPAATSVSAHLQSRGETGAILREGLPTTEFRAGPIVGSGSASFEMVRYLAERLPFMVAPRWITNAVQPIAVRDVLAYLVQAREHEAAGIVEIGGADVLSFAQMIERYAEVRGLPRKVFPVRGITPAMAALWIDKITPIPKRLAMPLMEGIIHPVLADTQKAMALYPDITPMPYRRAVKRALVRVEEHFVESRWSDALGSGDDSYELRDREGLKEETRTIYVPATPDQVFRAFCRIGGEQGWLVWNSLWRLRGFIDRMLGGPGLRRGRRDPQGLYLGEVVDFWRVEMVERPRILRLRAEFKVPGQAWLQFTAVPEGPGTRLIQTAFFAPRGLLGLLYWYAMYPAHLFIFGDMARALARLALAEPAIAPEPRASVIPETGEYVAIPGPDAAGEGAQ, from the coding sequence ATGACCGTACTCGTGACCGGCGCCACGGGGTACATCGGCGGGCGACTCGCGGGCCGCCTCGTGGAGCGCGGCGTGCCGGTCCGGGTTCTGGTGCGCGATCCGCGCCGCATCCGCGGGCGCTGGTGGGAGCGCGAGGTCGAGGTCGTGGCCGGTGATCTCTTCGACGCCGCGTCACTCGAGCGCGCACTCGACGGGGTCGAGCAGGCGTACTACCTCGTGCACTCCATGTCGCGCGCCGACGACTACGCCGACCGCGATCGCATCGCCGCCCGCAACTTCGTGCACGCCGGGCGCCATCTGCGGCACTGCATCTACCTGGGCGGCCTGGTGCCCGCCGCCACGTCGGTGAGTGCGCATCTGCAGAGCCGCGGGGAAACCGGCGCGATTCTGCGCGAAGGGCTCCCCACCACCGAGTTCCGCGCCGGCCCCATCGTGGGGTCGGGCTCGGCGTCGTTCGAAATGGTCCGCTATCTCGCCGAACGGCTGCCGTTCATGGTGGCGCCCCGCTGGATCACGAACGCGGTGCAACCCATCGCGGTGCGCGATGTGCTCGCCTATCTGGTGCAGGCGCGCGAACACGAAGCGGCCGGCATCGTGGAGATCGGCGGCGCTGATGTGCTGAGCTTCGCACAGATGATCGAGCGCTACGCCGAGGTGCGTGGCCTCCCGCGCAAGGTCTTCCCGGTGCGGGGGATCACCCCGGCCATGGCGGCGCTCTGGATCGACAAGATCACCCCCATCCCCAAGCGGCTCGCGATGCCGCTGATGGAGGGGATCATCCATCCCGTCCTGGCCGACACGCAGAAGGCCATGGCGCTCTATCCCGACATTACGCCCATGCCGTATCGGCGGGCCGTGAAGCGGGCGCTCGTGCGCGTGGAGGAGCACTTCGTCGAGTCGCGCTGGAGCGACGCGCTCGGAAGCGGCGATGATTCCTATGAGCTGCGCGACCGGGAGGGGCTCAAGGAGGAGACGCGCACGATCTACGTGCCGGCCACCCCCGATCAGGTCTTTCGGGCGTTCTGTCGCATCGGGGGCGAGCAGGGGTGGCTCGTCTGGAACTCCCTGTGGCGCCTCCGGGGTTTTATCGATCGGATGCTGGGTGGCCCGGGGCTGCGCCGCGGCCGACGGGATCCCCAGGGGTTGTATCTTGGGGAAGTGGTGGACTTCTGGCGGGTGGAGATGGTGGAACGCCCGCGCATCCTCCGGCTCCGGGCCGAGTTCAAGGTGCCCGGGCAAGCCTGGCTGCAGTTCACGGCGGTGCCCGAAGGTCCCGGCACTCGACTCATTCAGACGGCGTTCTTCGCCCCGCGCGGGCTGCTCGGACTCCTTTACTGGTACGCGATGTATCCCGCTCACCTCTTCATTTTCGGCGACATGGCTCGTGCCCTCGCCCGTCTCGCGCTGGCGGAACCCGCCATCGCGCCCGAGCCGCGCGCGAGCGTGATCCCGGAAACGGGGGAGTACGTGGCGATCCCGGGCCCGGACGCCGCCGGCGAGGGCGCCCAATGA
- a CDS encoding nitronate monooxygenase: MVASLPPTVPSPPGLDTALTRHAKIRVPLICGPMYPCSNPELVAAVSGAGGLGIVQPISLTYVHGHDFREGLRLIARLSGGAPFGFNALIEASSQTYHNRMVRWVEIALEEGVRFFLTSLGNPRWVADRVHAAGGVVYHDITEKKWALKGRDGGVDGLVAVNREAGGHTGSRDPRALLDEVADLGLPVVAAGGVGNAEQFRALLAMGYAGVQLGTRFIATTECNSDLRYKQAIVNATSRDVVLTERLTGVPVSVLRTPYVERLGTTVGPLSRWLFRGRKTKHWIRTFYALRSLRQLKQSSIEGANADYWQAGRSVDAIHEIRPAAAIVQEFAAALTT, encoded by the coding sequence ATGGTCGCTTCCCTTCCGCCCACGGTGCCGTCCCCGCCGGGCCTCGACACCGCGCTCACCCGACACGCGAAGATCCGGGTGCCGCTCATCTGTGGGCCGATGTACCCCTGCAGCAACCCCGAGCTGGTGGCCGCGGTGAGTGGCGCCGGCGGACTGGGCATCGTGCAGCCCATTTCGCTGACCTATGTGCACGGCCACGACTTTCGCGAGGGGCTGCGCCTCATTGCGCGCCTGAGCGGCGGCGCGCCCTTTGGCTTCAATGCCCTGATTGAAGCCTCGAGCCAGACCTACCACAACCGCATGGTGCGCTGGGTCGAGATTGCGCTCGAGGAAGGGGTGCGGTTCTTCCTCACGTCGCTCGGAAATCCGCGGTGGGTCGCCGATCGTGTGCACGCGGCCGGCGGGGTGGTCTACCACGACATCACCGAGAAGAAGTGGGCGCTCAAGGGGCGCGACGGGGGCGTGGACGGGCTCGTGGCGGTAAATCGCGAAGCGGGGGGGCACACCGGTTCACGCGACCCACGCGCGCTGCTGGATGAGGTGGCCGACCTGGGGCTCCCCGTCGTGGCCGCCGGCGGCGTGGGCAACGCCGAGCAGTTTCGCGCCCTGCTGGCGATGGGCTATGCGGGCGTGCAGCTCGGCACGCGCTTCATCGCCACGACCGAGTGCAACAGCGACCTGCGCTACAAGCAGGCGATCGTGAACGCCACGTCGCGTGATGTGGTGCTCACGGAACGGCTCACAGGGGTCCCGGTGTCCGTGCTGCGCACGCCGTATGTGGAGCGGCTCGGCACCACGGTGGGGCCGCTATCGCGCTGGCTCTTCCGCGGGCGGAAGACCAAGCATTGGATCCGCACGTTCTACGCGCTGCGTTCACTTCGGCAGCTCAAGCAGTCCAGCATCGAGGGCGCCAATGCCGACTATTGGCAGGCCGGCCGCTCAGTCGATGCGATTCACGAGATCCGCCCCGCCGCTGCCATCGTGCAGGAGTTTGCGGCGGCGCTCACCACCTGA